Proteins encoded by one window of Glycine soja cultivar W05 chromosome 15, ASM419377v2, whole genome shotgun sequence:
- the LOC114386077 gene encoding uncharacterized protein LOC114386077 produces the protein MEGNCSAVIQRILPPKHKDPGVVTISCSIGEVVVGKVVIDLGASINLMPLSMCQQLGEIEIMPTCMTLQLVDRSITRPYGVIEDVLVKVKHLIFPADFVVMHIEEDADIPLILGRPFMSTASYMVDMGKKILQMGIED, from the coding sequence ATGGAAGGTAACTGTAGTGCTGTTATTCAACGCAttcttccacccaagcacaaagatcctggagtTGTCACAATATCGTGTTCTATCGGTGAGGTTGTTGTAGGCAAAGTTGTCATAGACTTAggagctagtatcaatttaatgcctctTTCCATGTGCCAACAacttggagagatagagataatgccAACATGCATGACCCTCCAATTAGTTGACCGCTCCATCACAAGGCCatatggagtcattgaagatgtTCTGGTGAAGGTTAAACACCTTATATTCCCGGCTGATTTCGTTGTCATGCACATAGAAGAGGATGCTGacattcctctcattcttggccGCCCATTCATGTCTACTGCAAGTTATATGGTGGACATGGGAAAAAAGATACTGCAAATGGGCATAGAAGATTAG